A DNA window from Kitasatospora atroaurantiaca contains the following coding sequences:
- a CDS encoding 8-amino-7-oxononanoate synthase: MVHSSSPSTEQALAPAAVFDWLDEAAELRARAGLTRTLRSRPADDPVLDLASNDYLGLVHHPAVTRAAAEAALRWGGGATGSRLVTGTTALHTELETELAEFCGAEAALVFSSGYAANLAALTALTDPDTLIVSDAYNHASLIDGCRLSRSDVHRAPHNDPAAVGDALAARTHRRALVVSDSVFSVDGNAARLAELSAAARAHGAALLVDDAHGLGVLGPGGSGALAAAGLAGEPDTVATVTLSKSLGSQGGAVLGPRRVIRHLIETARTFIFDTGLAPAAAGAALGALRLLRAEPHRAERAREVARTLSAQLTASGLHASTPDAAVVSVRAPGPEAAVRWAADCRTAGLAVGCFRPPSVPDGVSRLRLTARGDLTDAQIAEAVGIISRTAPAGA, encoded by the coding sequence ATGGTCCACTCCTCCTCGCCCTCGACCGAGCAGGCCCTCGCTCCCGCCGCCGTCTTCGACTGGCTCGACGAGGCGGCCGAGCTCCGCGCCCGGGCCGGGCTCACCAGGACCCTGCGCAGCCGCCCGGCCGACGATCCCGTCCTGGACCTGGCGAGCAACGACTACCTCGGCCTGGTCCACCACCCCGCCGTGACCCGGGCCGCCGCCGAGGCCGCGCTGCGGTGGGGCGGCGGCGCCACCGGCTCCCGCCTGGTGACCGGCACCACCGCCCTGCACACCGAGCTCGAGACGGAGCTGGCCGAGTTCTGCGGAGCCGAGGCCGCCCTGGTCTTCTCCTCCGGGTACGCGGCCAACCTCGCCGCCCTCACCGCCCTCACCGACCCGGACACCCTGATCGTCTCGGACGCGTACAACCACGCCTCCCTGATCGACGGCTGCCGCCTCTCCCGCAGCGACGTCCACCGGGCCCCCCACAACGACCCGGCGGCCGTCGGGGACGCACTGGCGGCCCGTACCCACCGCCGGGCCCTGGTGGTCAGCGACTCGGTCTTCTCCGTCGACGGCAACGCCGCCCGGCTGGCCGAGCTCTCGGCCGCCGCCCGCGCCCACGGCGCGGCCCTGCTGGTGGACGACGCGCACGGTCTCGGCGTCCTCGGCCCCGGCGGCAGCGGCGCCCTGGCCGCGGCGGGCCTGGCGGGGGAGCCCGACACGGTGGCCACGGTCACGCTCTCCAAGTCCCTCGGTTCGCAGGGCGGCGCGGTGCTCGGCCCGCGGCGGGTGATCCGGCACCTCATCGAGACGGCCCGCACCTTCATCTTCGACACCGGTCTGGCCCCCGCCGCCGCCGGAGCGGCGCTCGGCGCCCTGCGCCTGCTGCGCGCCGAGCCGCACCGCGCCGAGCGGGCCCGCGAGGTGGCCCGTACGCTGTCGGCCCAGCTCACCGCCTCCGGTCTGCACGCGAGCACCCCGGACGCGGCCGTGGTCTCCGTCCGGGCCCCGGGCCCCGAGGCTGCCGTCCGGTGGGCGGCGGACTGCCGCACCGCCGGCCTCGCCGTCGGCTGTTTCCGCCCGCCGTCCGTGCCGGACGGTGTCTCCCGCCTGCGGCTGACGGCCCGTGGCGACCTGACCGATGCTCAGATCGCCGAAGCGGTCGGGATCATCAGCCGTACGGCCCCGGCAGGCGCGTGA
- a CDS encoding PucR family transcriptional regulator has product MTDETPPTAARLTVRDVLALELVAQWDAEVVACAGKLDRPVRWLHVAEALDVGVMLSGGEMVLTTGLLLAGDERAQVEYVEAMQRADAAAVVIGLGRAFRTTPEAMRRAAERCGVPLIVLHRPAPFARLTEEVHARLVHGRFAALDLSERMRTSLTALNLSGVPLQRLLDEIASYSSGPAVVVNLAHRVLATSGDRAALDDLLRDWDRVSRQVAGLVGNGPVTVGPDGWVVARLEARGSQWGHLVLFGHPGPAEAGQVLAQRAAEALAMHRLLGDRDRGWEDQAAEALLTELASGTARPEQLLPRVRAAGLPANRRIFVPVVFRAAGDDLRELIERVLEEESLAGLVARIGPDATAVLLSVPYEGNADAEVCRLAERVHERLAARGVTAVAGAGFGCPVLDEVRRSFVEAVHVADAAMAGPPAGPVARLRDVRLRGLVRLLRDEPELQGFIERELGPLLGRPVLLDVLRTYLRTGRNKSLAAQEHHVSRPALYRRLQSIEELLGVDLDDLEQLTSLYVALLAHDAQRGP; this is encoded by the coding sequence GTGACCGACGAGACACCCCCCACGGCCGCCCGGCTGACCGTACGGGACGTGCTGGCGCTGGAGCTGGTGGCGCAGTGGGACGCCGAGGTGGTGGCCTGCGCCGGGAAGCTGGACCGGCCGGTGCGGTGGCTGCACGTCGCGGAGGCGCTCGACGTGGGGGTGATGCTGTCCGGCGGCGAGATGGTGCTGACCACCGGGCTGCTGCTGGCCGGCGACGAGCGGGCGCAGGTGGAGTACGTCGAGGCGATGCAGCGGGCGGACGCCGCCGCCGTGGTGATCGGGCTCGGCCGGGCGTTCCGGACCACGCCCGAGGCGATGCGGCGGGCCGCCGAGCGCTGCGGGGTGCCGCTGATCGTGCTGCACCGGCCGGCGCCGTTCGCCCGGCTCACCGAGGAGGTGCACGCGCGGCTGGTGCACGGCCGGTTCGCCGCACTCGACCTCTCCGAGCGGATGCGCACCTCGCTCACCGCGCTCAACCTCTCCGGCGTCCCGCTGCAGCGGCTGCTGGACGAGATCGCCTCCTACAGCAGCGGCCCGGCGGTGGTGGTCAACCTGGCCCACCGGGTGCTGGCGACCTCCGGTGACCGGGCGGCGCTCGACGATCTGCTGCGGGACTGGGACCGGGTCTCCCGGCAGGTCGCGGGCCTGGTGGGCAACGGTCCGGTGACGGTCGGGCCGGACGGCTGGGTGGTGGCGCGGTTGGAGGCCCGGGGCAGCCAGTGGGGGCACCTGGTGCTGTTCGGCCACCCGGGCCCGGCGGAGGCCGGGCAGGTGCTGGCGCAGCGGGCGGCCGAGGCACTGGCGATGCACCGGCTGCTCGGCGACCGCGACCGGGGCTGGGAGGACCAGGCGGCCGAGGCACTGCTGACCGAACTGGCCTCCGGTACGGCCCGGCCCGAGCAGCTGCTCCCCCGGGTCCGGGCGGCCGGTCTGCCCGCCAACCGGCGCATCTTCGTGCCGGTGGTGTTCCGGGCGGCCGGGGATGATCTCCGGGAACTGATCGAGCGGGTCCTGGAGGAGGAGTCGCTGGCCGGTCTGGTGGCACGGATCGGCCCGGACGCGACGGCGGTGCTGCTCAGCGTCCCGTACGAGGGGAACGCCGACGCGGAGGTCTGCCGCCTCGCGGAGCGGGTGCACGAGCGGCTGGCGGCGCGCGGCGTGACGGCGGTGGCGGGCGCGGGGTTCGGCTGCCCGGTGCTGGACGAGGTGCGCCGCTCGTTCGTGGAGGCGGTGCACGTCGCGGACGCGGCCATGGCAGGCCCACCGGCGGGACCGGTGGCCCGGCTGCGCGACGTACGGCTGCGCGGGCTGGTGCGGCTGCTGCGGGACGAGCCGGAGCTGCAGGGGTTCATCGAACGCGAGCTGGGCCCGCTGCTCGGCCGGCCCGTGCTTCTGGACGTGCTGCGGACGTATCTGCGCACCGGCCGGAACAAGTCCCTGGCCGCGCAGGAGCACCATGTCAGCCGGCCCGCGCTCTACCGGCGGCTGCAGAGCATCGAGGAGCTGCTCGGGGTGGACCTGGACGACCTGGAGCAGCTGACCTCGCTGTACGTCGCGCTGCTGGCACACGACGCGCAGCGAGGTCCCTGA
- a CDS encoding dihydrofolate reductase family protein, which produces MRKILLFMVASADGFYEGPHQEFDWPVVDDEFNDFALEQLDSVDTLLFGRVTYEGMAAYWPTAEAQQNDPKVAGVMNSIPKVVVSRTLERAEWANTRVIGGNLAEEIAALKAQPGKDIAVFGSSALSVSLLELGLLDEVRIMVNPVVLGGGKSLFRTTGGRIHLELLGTRAFGSGNVLLSYRPAAR; this is translated from the coding sequence ATGAGGAAGATCCTTCTGTTCATGGTGGCGTCCGCCGACGGCTTCTACGAGGGCCCCCACCAGGAGTTCGACTGGCCGGTCGTGGACGACGAGTTCAACGACTTCGCCCTGGAGCAGCTCGACTCCGTCGACACCCTGCTCTTCGGCCGGGTCACCTACGAGGGCATGGCGGCCTACTGGCCGACCGCCGAGGCCCAGCAGAACGACCCGAAGGTCGCCGGGGTGATGAACAGCATCCCCAAGGTCGTCGTCTCGCGGACGCTGGAGCGCGCCGAATGGGCCAACACGCGCGTGATCGGCGGGAATCTCGCCGAGGAGATCGCGGCGCTCAAGGCACAGCCCGGCAAGGACATCGCCGTCTTCGGCAGTTCCGCCCTGTCGGTGAGCCTGCTGGAGCTCGGGCTGCTCGACGAGGTGCGGATCATGGTCAATCCCGTGGTGCTCGGCGGCGGCAAGTCCCTTTTCCGCACGACCGGTGGCAGGATCCACCTGGAGCTGCTGGGCACCAGGGCCTTCGGTTCCGGCAACGTCCTGCTCAGCTACCGTCCCGCAGCCCGTTAG
- the ligD gene encoding non-homologous end-joining DNA ligase yields MELEVDGRTVRLSNPDKVYFPERGYTKRDVAEYYLAVAPGVLRGLRDRPTTLQRFPDGVEGEFFYQKRAPKSLPDWLPTARIAFPSGRTADEICPNEPAAVIWAANLGCLTFHPWPVRRNDTEHPDELRIDLDPQPGTDFHDAVRAAHELRVLLDEHGMRAWPKTSGGRGLHLYVPLEPRWTFTDCRHAVIALGRELEQRMPGKVTTAWWKEERGERIFVDYNQMARDRTIASPYSLRARPEATASTPLRWEELDGVSPKDFDLRTVPERFAELGDLHADMDEHSFTLDSLLELYAHQGAADLPYPPDHPKMPGEPARVQPSRARKH; encoded by the coding sequence GTGGAGCTGGAGGTGGACGGCCGGACGGTACGGCTGTCCAACCCGGACAAGGTCTACTTTCCCGAGCGCGGTTACACCAAGCGCGACGTGGCCGAGTACTACCTGGCGGTCGCGCCCGGTGTGCTGCGCGGGCTGCGCGACCGGCCGACCACGCTGCAGCGCTTCCCGGACGGCGTCGAGGGCGAGTTCTTCTACCAGAAGCGCGCCCCCAAGAGCCTGCCCGACTGGCTGCCGACCGCCCGGATCGCCTTCCCCAGCGGCCGTACCGCCGACGAGATCTGCCCGAACGAACCGGCCGCGGTGATCTGGGCCGCCAACCTCGGCTGCCTCACCTTCCACCCCTGGCCGGTGCGCCGGAACGACACCGAGCACCCGGACGAGCTGCGCATCGACCTCGACCCGCAACCGGGCACCGACTTCCACGACGCCGTCCGGGCGGCGCACGAGCTTCGGGTGCTGCTGGACGAGCACGGGATGCGGGCCTGGCCCAAGACCTCGGGCGGGCGCGGCCTGCACCTCTACGTCCCGCTGGAACCGCGCTGGACCTTCACCGACTGCCGGCACGCGGTGATCGCCCTCGGACGCGAGCTGGAGCAGCGGATGCCGGGCAAGGTCACCACCGCCTGGTGGAAGGAGGAGCGCGGCGAGCGGATCTTCGTCGACTACAACCAGATGGCTCGCGACCGCACCATCGCCTCGCCGTACTCACTGCGCGCCCGGCCGGAGGCGACCGCCTCCACCCCCCTGCGCTGGGAGGAGCTCGACGGGGTCTCACCGAAGGACTTCGACCTGCGGACGGTACCCGAGCGCTTCGCCGAACTCGGCGACCTGCACGCCGACATGGACGAACACTCGTTCACCCTGGACTCCCTGCTGGAGCTCTACGCCCACCAGGGCGCCGCCGACCTGCCGTACCCACCCGACCACCCGAAGATGCCGGGCGAGCCGGCCCGTGTCCAGCCGAGCCGGGCCCGCAAGCACTGA
- a CDS encoding RNA polymerase sigma factor, with protein MTADARAEDLLRSLAPQVLGALVRRYGHFDACEDAVQEALLAAARQWPQEGLPESPRGWLITVASRRLADHWRSEEARRHREEAVAALEPPPGETPDRDDTLTLLFLCCHPALSAPSQLALTLRAVGGLTTAEIAHAFLVPESTMAQRISRAKQRIRAAGARFDLPHETERAERLRVVLQVLYLIFNEGYTASAGPDLQRTDLTAEAIRLTRELHRLMPEDGETTGLLALMLLTDARRPARTRTDGSLVPLAEQDRAAWDRAAIKEGTDLVAATLPHAVPGPYQLQAAIAAVHDEAERAEDTDWLQILGLYGLLERFAPGPMVTLNRAVALAMVDGPLAGLALLAELDDTLRGHHRLDAVRAHLLEQAGDPEAARTAYRAAARRTTSLPERRYLESRAARLGRPSGE; from the coding sequence GTGACGGCCGACGCCCGCGCCGAGGACCTGCTGCGCTCGCTGGCGCCGCAGGTCCTCGGCGCACTGGTGCGCCGGTACGGGCACTTCGACGCCTGCGAGGACGCGGTGCAGGAGGCGCTGCTGGCCGCTGCGCGTCAGTGGCCGCAGGAGGGGCTGCCCGAGTCGCCGCGCGGCTGGCTGATCACCGTCGCCTCACGGCGGCTGGCCGACCACTGGCGCAGCGAGGAGGCCCGGCGGCACCGGGAGGAGGCGGTCGCGGCGCTCGAACCGCCGCCGGGGGAGACGCCCGACCGCGACGACACCCTGACGCTGCTGTTCCTGTGCTGCCACCCGGCGCTGTCGGCTCCCTCGCAGCTCGCGCTGACCCTGCGTGCGGTGGGCGGCCTCACCACGGCCGAGATCGCGCATGCGTTTCTGGTGCCGGAGTCGACGATGGCGCAGCGGATCAGCCGGGCCAAACAGCGGATCCGGGCCGCCGGGGCCCGCTTCGACCTGCCTCACGAGACCGAGCGGGCCGAGCGGCTGCGGGTCGTCCTCCAGGTGCTGTACCTGATCTTCAACGAGGGCTACACCGCCAGTGCCGGCCCTGACCTCCAGCGCACCGACCTCACGGCCGAGGCGATCCGGCTCACCCGCGAGCTGCACCGACTGATGCCCGAGGACGGCGAGACGACCGGACTGCTGGCGCTGATGCTCCTCACCGACGCCCGGCGCCCGGCCCGTACCCGCACCGACGGTTCGCTCGTCCCGCTCGCCGAGCAGGACCGCGCGGCGTGGGACCGGGCGGCGATCAAGGAGGGCACCGACCTCGTCGCCGCCACCCTTCCGCACGCCGTGCCCGGCCCGTACCAGCTGCAGGCGGCCATCGCAGCCGTCCACGACGAGGCGGAGCGCGCCGAGGACACGGACTGGCTGCAGATCCTCGGCCTCTACGGCCTGCTGGAACGGTTCGCCCCGGGCCCGATGGTCACCCTCAATCGGGCTGTCGCCCTCGCGATGGTCGACGGCCCCTTGGCCGGACTCGCCCTGCTCGCCGAGCTGGACGACACCCTGCGCGGGCACCACCGCCTGGACGCCGTCCGCGCACACCTCCTCGAACAGGCCGGCGACCCGGAGGCCGCCCGTACCGCCTACCGGGCCGCCGCCCGCCGCACCACCAGCCTCCCCGAACGCCGCTACCTGGAGTCCCGAGCAGCCCGCCTCGGCCGCCCGTCGGGCGAGTAA
- a CDS encoding GNAT family N-acetyltransferase — protein MLAKILAEAAGGLFPPPDGSVTVVPQPSAREAGVIAFSAHAVVFTDEDPAWVREAIAASPADSLAAPLSPFFLSAFAERTGRIMNTIDLLTAATRLAGRPPVAVEPVEDREHPRIVRALLFREDVRAWTAPGGVVILGRGVAGRWEAAIEVDPDARGRGLGRALALTARHLLPEGDLLWAQQSPGNARSVRAFQAAGYRPVAAEALLVHHAG, from the coding sequence ATGCTGGCGAAGATCCTGGCCGAGGCCGCAGGCGGACTGTTCCCCCCGCCCGACGGATCGGTGACGGTGGTGCCGCAGCCCTCCGCACGCGAGGCCGGGGTGATCGCCTTCAGCGCGCACGCGGTGGTCTTCACGGACGAGGACCCGGCCTGGGTGCGCGAGGCCATCGCGGCCTCGCCGGCGGATTCGCTGGCGGCGCCCCTCTCCCCGTTCTTCCTGAGCGCTTTCGCCGAGCGCACCGGGCGCATCATGAACACCATCGACCTGCTGACCGCGGCCACCCGCCTGGCCGGCCGGCCCCCGGTCGCGGTCGAGCCGGTCGAGGACCGCGAGCACCCGCGCATCGTCCGGGCCCTGCTCTTCCGCGAGGACGTCCGCGCCTGGACGGCGCCCGGCGGGGTGGTCATCCTCGGCCGTGGGGTGGCGGGCCGCTGGGAGGCCGCGATCGAGGTCGACCCGGACGCCCGGGGCCGAGGGCTCGGCCGGGCCCTGGCCCTGACCGCGCGTCACCTGCTCCCCGAGGGCGACCTGCTCTGGGCCCAGCAGTCACCGGGCAACGCCAGGAGCGTCCGCGCCTTCCAGGCCGCGGGGTACCGGCCGGTCGCGGCGGAGGCCCTGCTCGTCCACCATGCGGGCTGA
- a CDS encoding acyl-CoA dehydrogenase family protein, whose product MTDPLDLAGTDDLLSPEEKAVRAAVRQVCDVSIEPYIARWYEDGELPVVRELAKELGSLGLLGMHLEGYGCAGMSAVDYGLACLELEATDSGIRSLVSVQGSLAMYAIRRHGTEEQRREWLPRMAAGEAIGCFGLTEPDHGSDPGGMRTRARHDGSDWVLDGTKMWITNGSVADVAVVWAQTEEGVRGFVVPTGTPGFSAVTIKHKMSLRASVTSELVLDGVRLPAEAAFPEVRGLGGPLSCLNEARYGILWGALGAARSCFRTALAYAGDRTQFGRPISGFQLTQAKLADMAVELTNGTLLALHLGRRKDTVGLRPEQVSLGKLNNVNKALEICRTARTILGANGISLEFPVIRHMNNLESVLTYEGTPEMHTLVIGQALTGQAAFR is encoded by the coding sequence ATGACCGACCCACTCGACCTGGCCGGTACCGACGACCTCCTGAGCCCGGAGGAGAAGGCGGTACGGGCCGCCGTCCGCCAGGTCTGCGACGTCTCGATCGAGCCGTACATCGCCCGGTGGTACGAGGACGGCGAGCTGCCCGTGGTCCGCGAGCTGGCCAAGGAGCTGGGCAGCCTCGGACTGCTCGGCATGCACCTGGAGGGCTACGGCTGCGCGGGCATGAGCGCGGTCGACTACGGCCTCGCCTGCCTCGAGCTGGAGGCCACCGACTCGGGCATCCGCTCCCTGGTGAGCGTGCAGGGGTCACTGGCGATGTACGCGATCCGGCGGCACGGCACCGAGGAGCAGAGGCGGGAGTGGCTGCCCCGGATGGCGGCCGGCGAGGCGATCGGCTGCTTCGGCCTGACCGAGCCCGACCACGGCTCCGACCCGGGCGGCATGCGTACCCGGGCCCGGCACGACGGCTCCGACTGGGTGCTGGACGGCACCAAGATGTGGATCACCAACGGTTCGGTGGCGGACGTCGCCGTGGTCTGGGCGCAGACCGAGGAGGGCGTACGCGGCTTCGTCGTCCCGACCGGCACCCCCGGGTTCTCCGCCGTCACCATCAAGCACAAGATGTCCCTGCGGGCCTCGGTGACCAGCGAGTTGGTCCTGGACGGCGTACGGCTGCCCGCCGAGGCCGCCTTCCCGGAGGTGCGCGGCCTCGGCGGCCCGCTCTCCTGCCTCAACGAGGCCCGCTACGGGATCCTCTGGGGCGCCCTGGGGGCCGCCCGCAGCTGCTTCCGGACCGCGCTGGCCTACGCCGGGGACCGCACGCAGTTCGGCCGCCCGATCAGCGGCTTCCAGCTGACCCAGGCCAAACTCGCGGACATGGCCGTGGAGTTGACCAACGGCACCCTGCTGGCCCTGCACCTGGGCCGCCGCAAGGACACCGTGGGGCTCCGCCCGGAGCAGGTGAGCCTCGGCAAGCTCAACAACGTGAACAAAGCCCTGGAGATCTGCCGCACCGCGCGCACGATCCTGGGCGCCAACGGCATCTCGCTGGAGTTCCCGGTGATCCGGCACATGAACAACCTGGAGTCGGTGCTGACGTACGAGGGCACGCCCGAGATGCACACCCTGGTCATCGGTCAGGCCCTCACCGGTCAGGCCGCGTTCCGGTAG
- a CDS encoding maleylpyruvate isomerase N-terminal domain-containing protein, whose protein sequence is MSEAHDSLSGPVTAADVELAVRLAVAALRGAVGADWSARAGSLDWDCWETVEHLSDDLFAYAAQLGPEKPPMDGEVPFRWVRERPGGPANVIFADRSAGPAGLLQVLEASGALLVAMVRTTPPEVRAHHGFGAADPEGFAAMGVVETLVHTHDLAGGLGLAWAPPADLCDRVLARLFPDAPTDTDRWPTLLWATGRGELPGRPRLTTWRWYGTPRPATSRPV, encoded by the coding sequence ATGTCCGAAGCGCATGACTCCCTGAGCGGCCCCGTCACCGCGGCCGATGTCGAACTCGCCGTCCGGCTGGCGGTCGCCGCCCTGCGGGGAGCGGTCGGGGCGGACTGGAGCGCGAGAGCGGGTTCGCTGGACTGGGACTGCTGGGAGACCGTCGAGCACCTCAGCGACGACCTGTTCGCCTACGCGGCCCAGCTGGGCCCCGAGAAGCCTCCGATGGACGGCGAGGTGCCGTTCCGGTGGGTGCGCGAGCGGCCGGGCGGCCCCGCGAACGTGATCTTCGCAGATCGCAGTGCCGGCCCCGCCGGGCTGCTGCAGGTGCTGGAGGCCAGCGGCGCCCTGCTGGTGGCGATGGTGCGCACGACGCCGCCGGAGGTCCGCGCCCACCACGGCTTCGGCGCGGCCGACCCGGAGGGCTTCGCCGCCATGGGCGTCGTGGAGACCCTGGTGCACACGCACGACCTCGCCGGCGGCCTCGGCCTCGCCTGGGCCCCGCCCGCCGACCTCTGCGACCGCGTCCTGGCCCGCCTCTTCCCCGACGCGCCGACGGACACCGACCGCTGGCCGACCCTGCTCTGGGCCACCGGCCGCGGCGAACTGCCCGGCCGCCCGCGCCTCACCACCTGGCGCTGGTACGGCACGCCACGGCCGGCCACCTCACGCCCCGTCTGA
- a CDS encoding YciI family protein — MKYLLMIYMNPAVFESLSEAEQNAVMAEHDAFQKPIRESGELVGFAALADPSTSRTVRVREGVPAVTDGPYVEAKEFLAGYYVVDCETPERAEELAAQLPDARLTAIEVRAVMESGGLEM, encoded by the coding sequence GTGAAGTACCTGCTGATGATCTACATGAACCCGGCGGTGTTCGAGAGCCTCTCCGAGGCCGAGCAGAATGCGGTGATGGCCGAGCACGACGCCTTCCAGAAGCCGATCCGCGAGTCCGGCGAACTGGTCGGTTTCGCCGCGCTCGCCGACCCCTCCACCAGCCGTACGGTGCGGGTGCGCGAGGGTGTCCCGGCGGTCACCGACGGTCCGTACGTGGAGGCCAAGGAGTTCCTGGCCGGGTACTACGTGGTGGACTGCGAGACGCCCGAGCGGGCCGAGGAGCTGGCCGCGCAGCTGCCGGACGCGCGGCTCACCGCGATCGAGGTACGCGCCGTGATGGAGTCCGGCGGGCTGGAGATGTGA
- a CDS encoding ATP-dependent DNA ligase yields the protein MDLPVMPPVQPMLAKSVAEIPPGMQYEAKWDGFRAIVFRDGDEIEIGSRTAKPLTRYFPELVEAFRRELPERCVVDGEIVIARDGRLRFEELLERIHPAASRVRTLAERTPASFVAFDLLALGATALDRQPLAERRTALEEALAGAAAPIHLAPASTDVEVARTWFSRYEGAGLDGVIAKPLDKPYAPGERTMYKVKHQRTADCVVAGYREHKSGPVVGSLLLGLYDATGQLQHVGVCASFPMARRRELVEELRPLRMDDLTGHPWAAWADEAAQASSRLPGAVSRWTGTKDLSWVPLRPERVVEVAYDHMEGTRFRHTTQFRSWRPDREPGSCTYGQLEEPVSYDLAELLG from the coding sequence ATGGACCTTCCCGTGATGCCGCCCGTGCAGCCGATGCTCGCCAAGTCGGTGGCCGAGATCCCGCCGGGCATGCAGTACGAGGCCAAATGGGACGGCTTCCGCGCGATCGTGTTCCGTGACGGCGACGAGATCGAGATCGGCAGCCGGACGGCCAAACCGCTGACGCGCTACTTCCCCGAGCTGGTGGAGGCCTTCCGCCGGGAGCTGCCCGAGCGCTGCGTGGTGGACGGCGAGATCGTGATCGCCCGCGACGGCCGGCTGCGCTTCGAGGAGCTGTTGGAGCGTATCCACCCCGCCGCCTCCCGCGTCCGTACGCTGGCCGAACGCACCCCGGCCTCCTTCGTCGCCTTCGACCTGCTGGCCCTCGGCGCCACGGCCCTGGACCGGCAGCCGCTCGCCGAGCGGCGCACAGCCCTGGAGGAGGCGCTCGCAGGCGCGGCCGCGCCGATCCACCTCGCGCCCGCCTCCACCGACGTCGAGGTGGCCCGGACCTGGTTCTCCCGGTACGAGGGCGCAGGGCTGGACGGCGTGATCGCCAAGCCCCTCGACAAGCCGTACGCACCCGGCGAACGGACGATGTACAAGGTCAAGCACCAGCGCACCGCCGACTGCGTGGTCGCCGGCTACCGCGAGCACAAGAGCGGCCCGGTGGTCGGCTCCCTGCTGCTCGGCCTCTACGACGCGACCGGGCAGCTGCAGCACGTCGGGGTCTGCGCCTCCTTCCCGATGGCCCGCCGCCGCGAACTCGTGGAGGAGCTGCGGCCGCTGCGCATGGACGACCTCACCGGCCACCCCTGGGCGGCCTGGGCCGACGAGGCCGCCCAGGCGAGCTCGCGCCTGCCCGGGGCGGTCAGCCGCTGGACGGGCACCAAGGACCTCTCCTGGGTCCCGCTGCGCCCGGAACGTGTGGTGGAGGTCGCGTACGACCACATGGAGGGCACCCGCTTCCGCCACACCACCCAGTTCCGCAGCTGGCGCCCCGACCGGGAGCCCGGCAGTTGCACGTACGGACAGCTGGAGGAACCGGTCTCCTACGATCTCGCGGAACTTCTCGGCTGA